The Mytilus galloprovincialis chromosome 4, xbMytGall1.hap1.1, whole genome shotgun sequence genome contains a region encoding:
- the LOC143073652 gene encoding LETM1 domain-containing protein 1-like isoform X2 — MQSFKDLSRITYGRKIFRRYYCSHPQDTLGPPGRLKRYLVNKFVKTIEKCENFVETNNPTAFKFYKTFKVGFNDLLEDTKTYYQVSKDIWYNSKELHTFSRKELVIYQQMPSQMIKAAPMLVVAMMPGAFVIFPTILPVAYLYPKLLLTSHFWTEEIKIEVYKQRHIDRIKHLPIILDHMEIACRHIPHTEYKLKMEQIFQKLENSLHPTVEEILEVKPVFETYNFKAEKLSFAYSRHLAKTFGFSLRRSKLVQEGLLVLHTDRAIVREGFNSMTEEDINMSCLSRGLNPYGIKRDEKENYLESWTQISKEVDEHSMSLLLHGPVLLALNHPSNRHLLGGKKFRWRRKKKKEVV; from the exons atGCAATCTTTTAAAGATTTGTCAAGAATAACTTACGGAAGAAAAATATTTCGCCG GTATTACTGTTCTCATCCACAAGACACACTAGGACCTCCAGGTAGATTGAAGAGATATTTAGTTAACAAATTTGTAAAGACAattgaaaaatgtgaaaattttgtTGAAACTAACAATCCTACAGCATTTAAATTTTACAAGACTTTCAAAGTTG gaTTTAATGATTTATTGGAGGATACAAAGACATATTATCAAGTTAGTAAAGATATTTGGTATAACAGCAAGGAACTACATACATTTTCCCGTAAAGAACTTGTGATTTATCAACAG ATGCCAAGTCAGATGATAAAAGCAGCCCCCATGCTTGTAGTAGCTATGATGCCTGGTGCGTTTGTTATCTTTCCTACCATATTACCGGTAGC TTACCTTTATCCAAAATTATTATTGACAAGTCATTTCTGGACAGAAGAAATAAAGATAGAAGTATACAAACAAAGACATATAGACAGAATAAAACATTTGCCAATAATTCTAGATCACATGGAAATAGCATGTAGACATATACCTCATACAGAATATAAACTAAAAATggagcaaatatttcaaaaa CTAGAAAATTCTTTGCATCCAACAGTTGAAGAAATTTTAGAAGTAAAGCCAGTATTTGAGACGTATAACTTTAAGGCAGAGAAATTATCATTTGCTTATTCT AGACATCTCGCCAAAACATTTGGGTTTTCATTAAGAAGATCAAAGTTAGTTCAGGAAGGACTGTTGGTACTTCATACAGACCGAGCAATTGTTAGGGAAGGTTTTAACTCTATGACAGAGGAGGATATCAACATG TCTTGTCTAAGTAGGGGATTAAATCCATATGGAATAAAGAGAGATGAAAAGGAAAACTATTTAGAATCTTGGACTCAGATAAGTAAAGAAGTAGATG aACACAGTATGTCGTTGTTGTTACACGGACCAGTATTATTAGCTTTAAACCATCCGTCTAATAGACATTTACTTGGTGGTAAAAAATTCAGATGGAGgcggaaaaagaaaaaagaagtagTTTGA
- the LOC143073652 gene encoding LETM1 domain-containing protein 1-like isoform X1, whose amino-acid sequence MQSFKDLSRITYGRKIFRRFELIYFKNPFMYYCSHPQDTLGPPGRLKRYLVNKFVKTIEKCENFVETNNPTAFKFYKTFKVGFNDLLEDTKTYYQVSKDIWYNSKELHTFSRKELVIYQQMPSQMIKAAPMLVVAMMPGAFVIFPTILPVAYLYPKLLLTSHFWTEEIKIEVYKQRHIDRIKHLPIILDHMEIACRHIPHTEYKLKMEQIFQKLENSLHPTVEEILEVKPVFETYNFKAEKLSFAYSRHLAKTFGFSLRRSKLVQEGLLVLHTDRAIVREGFNSMTEEDINMSCLSRGLNPYGIKRDEKENYLESWTQISKEVDEHSMSLLLHGPVLLALNHPSNRHLLGGKKFRWRRKKKKEVV is encoded by the exons atGCAATCTTTTAAAGATTTGTCAAGAATAACTTACGGAAGAAAAATATTTCGCCGGTTTGAGTTAATTTATTTCAAGAATCCATTTAT GTATTACTGTTCTCATCCACAAGACACACTAGGACCTCCAGGTAGATTGAAGAGATATTTAGTTAACAAATTTGTAAAGACAattgaaaaatgtgaaaattttgtTGAAACTAACAATCCTACAGCATTTAAATTTTACAAGACTTTCAAAGTTG gaTTTAATGATTTATTGGAGGATACAAAGACATATTATCAAGTTAGTAAAGATATTTGGTATAACAGCAAGGAACTACATACATTTTCCCGTAAAGAACTTGTGATTTATCAACAG ATGCCAAGTCAGATGATAAAAGCAGCCCCCATGCTTGTAGTAGCTATGATGCCTGGTGCGTTTGTTATCTTTCCTACCATATTACCGGTAGC TTACCTTTATCCAAAATTATTATTGACAAGTCATTTCTGGACAGAAGAAATAAAGATAGAAGTATACAAACAAAGACATATAGACAGAATAAAACATTTGCCAATAATTCTAGATCACATGGAAATAGCATGTAGACATATACCTCATACAGAATATAAACTAAAAATggagcaaatatttcaaaaa CTAGAAAATTCTTTGCATCCAACAGTTGAAGAAATTTTAGAAGTAAAGCCAGTATTTGAGACGTATAACTTTAAGGCAGAGAAATTATCATTTGCTTATTCT AGACATCTCGCCAAAACATTTGGGTTTTCATTAAGAAGATCAAAGTTAGTTCAGGAAGGACTGTTGGTACTTCATACAGACCGAGCAATTGTTAGGGAAGGTTTTAACTCTATGACAGAGGAGGATATCAACATG TCTTGTCTAAGTAGGGGATTAAATCCATATGGAATAAAGAGAGATGAAAAGGAAAACTATTTAGAATCTTGGACTCAGATAAGTAAAGAAGTAGATG aACACAGTATGTCGTTGTTGTTACACGGACCAGTATTATTAGCTTTAAACCATCCGTCTAATAGACATTTACTTGGTGGTAAAAAATTCAGATGGAGgcggaaaaagaaaaaagaagtagTTTGA